One segment of Solanum stenotomum isolate F172 chromosome 1, ASM1918654v1, whole genome shotgun sequence DNA contains the following:
- the LOC125853670 gene encoding uncharacterized protein LOC125853670 isoform X1, translated as MATGPNRASPPVYEDFRPVSERHQEAGAEKLLISLPGFMKESIRVSTEGKNTVRVGGELFIGSNTWRRFQEDFQAPDDCNMKRINVKFEDGMLTITMPRKMPRQLLDEQAKQFPHRIPQKDDHIPPRNNHSTDETPRKPTPLKRTAQHADKDEDSTRNETLGSAESSKTQKGNNVPPRTTYPTTEAAPRKPTPLKPTAQLPKPQHAHKDQNFTRNETSGSAESSKTQKGDNVPPRTTYPTTEAAPRKPTPLKPTAQLPKPQNADKDQDSGVKENKFSDDQLMSTESSKTQKGDKNIDFPALRTIPLGKTSGEKEKSKDEKKILEGLVGSIEPKGDNVPPRTTYPTTEDAPRKPTPSKPTAQLPKPQNADKYQDSGVKENKLFDDQLMNVESSKTQKGDEDIDFPSLRTTPLGKTSGEREKTKDEKKILEGLVGSIEPKIQKSKEENLDQNRTQLIRSGKDVEKKESHDAGGKIVAEKIKDLREEFQEKVGQKGSKEKESTSNVAAGTSFYPGSIGNLKKSLVELNEERQLLVNAGAAVMVIMALGVYVYYSIGSGRTE; from the exons ATGGCAACGGGACCTAATCGGGCGTCGCCACCTGTATATGAAGATTTTAGGCCTGTTTCTGAGCGGCATCAAGAGGCAGGAGctgaaaaattacttatttctcTTCCTG GTTTCATGAAGGAGAGCATTAGAGTAAGTACAGAAGGCAAGAACACAGTGAGAGTAGGTGGAGAACTTTTTATAGGAAGCAACACATGGCGTCGCTTCCAAGAAGATTTTCAAGCACCTGATGATTGTAACATGAAAAGGATCAATGTCAAATTTGAGGATGGAATGCTCACTATCACTATGCCACGAAAAATGCCCAGGCAATTATTAGATGAACAAGCAAAACAATTTCCTCACAGAATCCCTCAGAAGGATGATCATATTCCTCCCAGAAACAATCATTCAACTGATGAAACACCAAGAAAACCAACCCCTTTAAAACGCACAGCTCAACATGCTGACAAAGATGAAGATTCTACAAGAAATGAGACATTGGGGAGTGCTGAATCATCAAAGACTCAAAAGGGTAATAATGTTCCTCCCAGAACAACTTATCCAACTACTGAAGCCGCCCCAAGAAAACCAACCCCTTTAAAACCCACAGCTCAACTGCCTAAACCTCAACATGCTCAcaaagatcaaaattttacaagaaatgAGACATCGGGGAGTGCTGAATCATCAAAGACTCAAAAGGGTGATAATGTTCCTCCCAGAACAACTTATCCAACTACTGAAGCCGCCCCAAGAAAACCAACCCCTTTAAAACCCACAGCTCAATTGCCAAAGCCTCAAAATGCTGACAAAGATCAAGATTCAGGAGTGAAGGAAAATAAATTCTCTGACGACCAATTGATGAGCACCGAATCATCAAAGACTCAAAAGGGTgataaaaatatagattttccAGCTCTTAGAACAATTCCATTAGGAAAAACTAGTGGTGAGaaggaaaaatcaaaagatGAGAAGAAAATCTTGGAAGGTCTAGTAGGTAGTATTGAGCCAAAGGGTGATAATGTTCCTCCCAGAACAACCTATCCAACTACTGAAGACGCCCCAAGAAAACCAACCCCTTCAAAACCCACAGCTCAATTGCCAAAGCCTCAAAATGCTGACAAATATCAAGATTCTGGAGtgaaggaaaataaattatttgacgACCAATTGATGAATGTCGAATCATCAAAGACTCAAAAGGGTGATGAAGATATAGATTTTCCATCTCTTAGAACAACTCCATTAGGAAAAACTAGTGGTGAGAGGGAAAAAACAAAAGATGAGAAGAAAATCTTGGAAG GTCTAGTTGGGAGTATTGAGCCAAAGATTCAGAAGAGTAAAGAAGAAAACTTGGATCAGAACAGAACACAATTGATCAGAAGTGGCAAGGACGTTGAAAAGAAGGAGAGCCATGATGCAGGTGGAAAGATTGTTGCCGAAAAGATTAAAGATTTAAGAGAAGAGTTTCAAGAAAAGGTTGGGCAGAAAGgatcaaaagaaaaggaaagtaCAAGTAATGTAGCTGCTGGTACCTCTTTTTATCCTGGCAGTATTGGCAACTTGAAGAAAAGCCTTGTGGAACTAAATGAAGAGAGACAACTGCTTGTCAATGCTGGAGCTGCTGTGATGGTGATTATGGCTCTTGGGGTTTATGTTTACTACTCCATCGGATCAGGGAGAACTGAGTAA
- the LOC125853670 gene encoding inactive protein RESTRICTED TEV MOVEMENT 2-like isoform X2: MATRPRGGGAGPNRPNRGPAARPVYEDFRPVYERHQDEEAEKLIIFLPGFMKENIRVSTEGKNTVRVRGERFVGGNTWHRFQEDFQAPDDCNMRGIHAKFENGILIITMPWKMPKQLLDGHTKQSPPTIPHKDDNIPPRTNHPTVETPRKPTPLKPTTQHADKDQDSTRNETFFDNAESSKTTYPTIDATPRKPTPLKPTAQLPKPQHADKNQDSTRNETMGSAESSETQKGDNVPPKPTYPTIQAAPRKPTPLKPTAQLPKPQNADKDQDSRVKEMKFFDDQLMSPESSKTQKGDEDKDFPALRTTPLGKTSGEREKPKDEKKVLEGLVGSIEPKIQKSKEENLDQNRTQLIRSGKDVEKKESHDAGGKIVAEKIKDLREEFQEKVGQKGSKEKESTSNVAAGTSFYPGSIGNLKKSLVELNEERQLLVNAGAAVMVIMALGVYVYYSIGSGRTE, from the exons atggcaACGAGACCAAGAGGTGGTGGCGCTGGACCTAATCGCCCTAATCGGGGACCTGCAGCACGCCCAGTTTACGAAGATTTTAGGCCTGTTTATGAGCGGCATCAAGATGAAGAAGCTGAAAAACTGATTATTTTTCTTCCTG GTTTCATGAAGGAGAACATTAGAGTAAGTACAGAAGGCAAGAACACAGTGAGAGTGCGTGGAGAACGGTTTGTAGGAGGCAACACATGGCATCGATTTCAAGAAGATTTTCAAGCACCTGATGACTGTAACATGAGAGGCATCCATGCCAAATTTGAGAATGGAATCCTCATTATCACTATGCCATGGAAAATGCCAAAGCAATTATTAGATGGACACACAAAACAATCCCCTCCCACAATCCCTCACAAGGACGATAATATTCCTCCCAGAACTAATCATCCAACTGTTGAAACCCCAAGAAAACCAACTCCTTTAAAACCCACAACTCAACATGCTGACAAAGATCAAGATTCTACAAGAAATGAGACATTTTTTGATAATGCTGAATCATCAAAGACAACTTATCCAACTATTGATGCCACCCCAAGAAAACCAACCCCTTTAAAACCCACAGCTCAACTGCCAAAACCTCAACATGCTGACAAAAATCAAGATTCTACAAGAAATGAGACAATGGGGAGTGCTGAATCATCAGAGACACAAAAGGGTGATAATGTTCCTCCCAAACCAACTTACCCAACTATTCAAGCAGCCCCAAGAAAACCAACCCCTTTAAAACCCACAGCTCAATTGCCAAAGCCTCAAAATGCTGACAAAGATCAAGATTCTAGAGTAAAGGAAATGAAATTCTTTGACGACCAATTGATGAGCCCTGAATCATCAAAGACTCAAAAGGGTGATGAAGATAAAGATTTTCCAGCTCTTAGAACAACTCCATTAGGAAAAACTAGTGGTGAGAGGGAAAAACCAAAAGATGAGAAGAAAGTCTTGGAAGGTCTAGTTGGGAGTATTGAGCCAAAGATTCAGAAGAGTAAAGAAGAAAACTTGGATCAGAACAGAACACAATTGATCAGAAGTGGCAAGGACGTTGAAAAGAAGGAGAGCCATGATGCAGGTGGAAAGATTGTTGCCGAAAAGATTAAAGATTTAAGAGAAGAGTTTCAAGAAAAGGTTGGGCAGAAAGgatcaaaagaaaaggaaagtaCAAGTAATGTAGCTGCTGGTACCTCTTTTTATCCTGGCAGTATTGGCAACTTGAAGAAAAGCCTTGTGGAACTAAATGAAGAGAGACAACTGCTTGTCAATGCTGGAGCTGCTGTGATGGTGATTATGGCTCTTGGGGTTTATGTTTACTACTCCATCGGATCAGGGAGAACTGAGTAA